In the Corynebacterium kroppenstedtii genome, one interval contains:
- a CDS encoding alpha/beta hydrolase family protein codes for MPRTAPQTSQPDRFSRAHTARRRRSVLASLSLSASLGIASTLAIPTGIAYAGDAQGTVSQPTESIPGSNDPHLMDTAPGDATEPGTLTKVEPLNPAIAVPHAGASYRITYWTVNSQGQPALSTAAVYLPQGKAPEGGWPVMAWAHGTVGLNDVCAYSTNGPAAWERDWDYLNSWMDQGYAIVASDYVGLGTPGSHPYLDGKVEAHSVVDAIKASTTHFEELAKKWFVAGQSQGGGAAMFTARYAEEYGGNSDGLSYRGAVATGVPAYIEDLLPVVFRPGVVPPGKLGEQNALPTLTTYLLYIVSGLRTAHPEWDVNSYLTDYGKKWVDYAEGPICDTLSTPSHPAPEGITDVVKKENIRIEEVFSKPLDTIPGFKQALKDYMGIPESGYNQPVFIGQGGLDTDIFMPGAVTLAEKMKASGQPVTFKFYPDKDHSGTVNKSKEDSIPFVKNVMS; via the coding sequence ATGCCCCGCACTGCTCCCCAAACTTCTCAACCCGATCGGTTCTCTCGCGCGCACACGGCGAGACGTCGGCGCTCCGTTCTTGCAAGCCTAAGCCTCAGCGCTTCTCTAGGAATCGCCTCGACACTCGCTATTCCCACTGGGATCGCGTATGCCGGTGATGCCCAAGGCACCGTGAGTCAGCCCACCGAATCCATACCCGGAAGCAATGATCCGCACCTGATGGATACTGCGCCCGGTGACGCGACCGAGCCTGGCACACTCACGAAAGTCGAGCCACTGAATCCGGCTATTGCTGTGCCCCATGCGGGAGCGTCGTATCGAATCACGTACTGGACGGTGAATTCCCAAGGTCAGCCAGCGCTGTCTACCGCAGCCGTTTACCTTCCCCAAGGCAAGGCGCCTGAAGGCGGATGGCCGGTTATGGCTTGGGCACATGGCACAGTCGGCCTCAACGACGTGTGCGCCTACTCTACAAACGGTCCAGCCGCATGGGAGAGAGATTGGGATTATCTAAATTCGTGGATGGACCAGGGCTACGCAATTGTTGCGAGCGACTACGTCGGCCTCGGAACGCCCGGCAGCCATCCTTATTTGGACGGAAAAGTAGAAGCTCACAGTGTTGTTGACGCGATTAAGGCGTCCACAACACACTTCGAGGAGTTAGCCAAAAAGTGGTTCGTCGCCGGACAGTCACAAGGCGGCGGCGCTGCAATGTTCACGGCACGATACGCAGAAGAATACGGTGGCAACAGCGACGGATTATCCTACCGCGGTGCCGTCGCCACCGGAGTTCCTGCTTACATTGAAGACTTACTACCAGTGGTGTTCCGTCCGGGCGTGGTCCCACCAGGAAAATTGGGTGAACAAAACGCGCTGCCGACCCTCACCACCTATCTTCTCTACATTGTTTCCGGGCTTCGTACCGCGCACCCGGAGTGGGACGTCAATTCCTATCTCACCGATTACGGGAAGAAATGGGTGGACTATGCTGAGGGACCAATATGCGACACCTTGTCGACTCCATCGCATCCTGCCCCTGAAGGAATTACGGATGTCGTTAAAAAGGAAAACATCCGCATTGAAGAGGTGTTTTCCAAGCCTTTAGACACTATCCCAGGATTCAAACAGGCCCTCAAGGACTACATGGGAATACCTGAATCGGGATATAACCAACCTGTTTTTATCGGCCAAGGAGGATTGGACACCGACATATTTATGCCCGGAGCTGTAACTCTTGCGGAGAAGATGAAGGCTAGCGGCCAGCCAGTCACGTTCAAGTTCTATCCCGATAAAGATCACAGCGGAACGGTGAACAAGTCTAAAGAGGACAGCATCCCGTTCGTTAAAAATGTGATGAGCTAG